Proteins from a genomic interval of Desulfofustis limnaeus:
- a CDS encoding ABC transporter ATP-binding protein yields MTAPLFEARGIRKIYDSGIDRIEVLKGIDLSLSPGEMTAVLGASGSGKTTLLQILGTLAAPSEGQLLFKGERLDSRSERELAAFRNRCLGFIFQFHHLLPEFSALENVMMPALIGGRSRHQAIEPARRLLAAVEVDHRERHRVGELSGGEQQRTALARALMMEPDLLLADEPTGNLDSRAGNLVFDLLHDLCRQRGLAVLMVTHNQELAARMDRRLTLRDGLLTATD; encoded by the coding sequence ATGACTGCCCCGCTCTTCGAGGCCCGCGGAATTCGTAAGATCTACGACAGCGGCATCGACCGGATCGAAGTCCTCAAAGGGATCGACCTGAGTCTGAGCCCCGGCGAGATGACCGCCGTGCTCGGTGCTTCCGGGTCGGGCAAGACCACCCTGCTGCAGATCCTCGGTACCCTGGCCGCCCCGAGCGAGGGCCAACTCCTGTTCAAGGGTGAGCGGCTGGACTCCCGGAGCGAACGGGAACTGGCCGCCTTCCGCAACCGCTGCCTGGGCTTCATTTTCCAGTTTCACCACCTGCTGCCGGAGTTTTCCGCCCTGGAAAACGTCATGATGCCGGCCCTGATCGGGGGCCGCAGCCGCCACCAGGCGATCGAACCGGCGCGTCGCCTTCTGGCTGCCGTCGAAGTGGACCACCGCGAGCGACATCGGGTGGGAGAGCTGTCCGGCGGCGAGCAGCAACGCACCGCCCTGGCCCGGGCCTTGATGATGGAGCCGGATCTGTTGCTGGCCGACGAACCCACCGGCAATCTGGACAGCCGCGCCGGCAACCTGGTCTTCGACCTGCTCCATGACCTCTGCCGCCAGCGCGGCCTGGCGGTCCTGATGGTCACCCACAACCAGGAGCTGGCAGCCCGCATGGACCGCCGCCTCACCCTGCGCGACGGGCTGTTGACAGCCACCGACTGA
- a CDS encoding DJ-1/PfpI family protein: MAVRKIVMLVGDYVEDYEAMVPFQMLTMVGHVVHSVCPGKKAGESVRTAIHDFEGDQTYSEKPGHNFALTASFDEIDPNAYDALVIPGGRAPEYIRLNPRVIEIVRAFAAADKPIAAVCHGQQVLVAAGVVENRLCTAYPAVRPDIERAGGKWGEVNDTFSNAYVDGNLVTAAAWPGHPEWMRKFLEVLGSKIEP, translated from the coding sequence ATGGCAGTACGCAAGATAGTGATGCTGGTCGGTGATTACGTCGAAGATTATGAGGCGATGGTGCCTTTTCAGATGCTGACCATGGTCGGGCATGTGGTTCATTCCGTCTGTCCGGGCAAAAAGGCGGGTGAATCGGTGCGCACCGCCATTCACGATTTTGAGGGCGACCAGACCTACAGTGAAAAACCGGGCCACAATTTCGCCCTGACCGCAAGCTTTGACGAGATCGATCCGAACGCCTACGACGCCCTGGTCATCCCGGGCGGCCGGGCACCCGAATATATCCGGCTCAATCCGCGGGTGATCGAGATCGTCCGCGCCTTTGCCGCGGCCGACAAGCCGATCGCGGCCGTCTGTCACGGGCAGCAGGTGCTGGTCGCCGCGGGTGTTGTCGAAAACCGGCTGTGCACCGCCTATCCGGCGGTTCGCCCCGATATCGAGCGGGCGGGCGGGAAGTGGGGTGAGGTCAACGACACCTTCTCCAACGCGTATGTCGACGGCAACCTGGTGACGGCGGCCGCCTGGCCGGGTCATCCGGAGTGGATGCGGAAATTCCTGGAGGTCCTGGGCTCGAAGATCGAGCCGTAA
- a CDS encoding GGDEF domain-containing protein, with the protein MRSYFEETDGDRRRAILDADALTVDLVSALAGDRPLTAQEKVHLDRRREDRGRRFFSDLFYSMTHQYFPPEAAENLWNEVLQHKKGLSKALARNVSTVVATLDYLSNITGDMHSPTLVCETVIEEIVGLSFRDGLTGLFNHSYFSEQMDLEVSRFIRYGIPVSLMMIDIDDFKGVNDSFGHQEGDRILNVLGTALMRAARESDTCCRYGGEEFAVILPMTDMSIASRIAARVHVAMVTETAGPRKVTVSVGVASCCELTRSYRDLVRKADAALYQAKRKGKNRVEISTVDRTVPPCAKSPYDRTNLMHSHAHNRSAYPNPPARSC; encoded by the coding sequence ATGAGATCCTATTTCGAAGAAACTGATGGCGATCGGCGGCGGGCCATCCTGGACGCCGATGCCCTCACGGTGGATCTGGTATCAGCATTGGCCGGGGATCGACCACTCACAGCGCAGGAGAAAGTTCATCTGGATCGCAGGCGAGAGGACCGTGGCCGCAGATTCTTTTCCGATCTGTTTTATTCAATGACCCATCAGTATTTTCCACCCGAGGCAGCCGAAAACCTGTGGAATGAAGTGTTGCAACACAAAAAGGGACTGTCAAAAGCCCTGGCGCGAAACGTGAGCACCGTTGTCGCCACTCTCGATTACCTATCAAATATAACCGGTGATATGCACTCACCGACACTGGTGTGCGAGACGGTCATCGAGGAAATCGTCGGGCTATCTTTCAGAGACGGGTTGACGGGCCTCTTCAACCACTCCTATTTTTCCGAGCAGATGGATCTGGAAGTGTCGCGCTTTATTCGCTACGGTATTCCCGTATCTCTGATGATGATCGATATCGATGACTTCAAGGGCGTCAACGACTCCTTCGGTCACCAGGAAGGAGACAGAATCCTGAACGTCCTGGGCACGGCGCTCATGCGGGCGGCAAGGGAATCTGACACGTGCTGTCGCTACGGTGGCGAGGAATTCGCCGTCATACTTCCCATGACGGATATGAGTATAGCCAGCAGAATTGCGGCAAGAGTACACGTGGCAATGGTGACAGAGACCGCTGGTCCAAGGAAAGTCACAGTCAGCGTGGGCGTGGCTTCCTGTTGTGAGCTGACGCGAAGTTATCGAGATCTCGTTAGGAAGGCCGATGCGGCGCTCTATCAGGCCAAGAGAAAAGGGAAAAACAGGGTGGAAATCAGCACTGTTGACAGGACAGTACCCCCGTGCGCAAAGTCACCCTATGATCGGACAAATCTGATGCACTCGCACGCTCATAATCGATCTGCTTATCCGAATCCTCCCGCTCGGTCCTGTTAG